Proteins encoded in a region of the Anopheles ziemanni chromosome 2, idAnoZiCoDA_A2_x.2, whole genome shotgun sequence genome:
- the LOC131293419 gene encoding adult cuticle protein 1-like, with protein MVFPHSKIERSSTRSHTINPQNESQTAIMKCIAAVVIVALVASVQGGAVYPSVYTVPQATVVQQNVVPKYVTAYSAPAVSYASHAVAPAVSYASHVSAPVSYVAPASYAAPVAYAAPVAYAAPTTYAYEQAQYVPQVYAPVRKEASYVAATRGAVHVAPLAGHAVNQKSLNVEAAPGTL; from the exons ATGGTGTTTCCACattcaaaaatc GAACGATCCTCCACTCGATCACACACCATCAACCCCCAAAACGAATCCCAAACCGCAATCATGAAG TGCATCGCAGCTGTAGTCATTGTTGCTCTGGTTGCCTCGGTGCAGGGTGGCGCTGTCTACCCCTCGGTCTACACCGTGCCGCAGGCTACTGTGGTCCAGCAGAACGTCGTGCCGAAGTACGTCACTGCCTACTCTGCCCCGGCCGTCTCCTACGCCAGCCACGCCGTTGCCCCGGCCGTCTCGTACGCCAGCCATGTCTCTGCTCCGGTGTCCTATGTTGCCCCAGCCTCCTATGCTGCCCCGGTCGCTTATGCCGCCCCGGTCGCTTACGCCGCTCCGACCACCTATGCATATGAGCAGGCCCAGTACGTGCCACAGGTGTACGCCCCGGTCCGGAAGGAGGCCTCGTACGTCGCTGCCACCCGTGGAGCCGTCCATGTTGCTCCTCTGGCTGGACACGCCGTCAACCAGAAGTCCCTGAACGTTGAGGCTGCTCCCGGAACGCTGTAA
- the LOC131293420 gene encoding uncharacterized protein LOC131293420 → MKLFVAIIALAFVAVSQASYLPYNDVLSYQGYSSGLPLSKVVVDQSYGLPAVVDKYSYPSVYGSYPAVKQVVGYPSVAPVLTSKVVDNSYALGYNKLVAPVVATKVVDNSYALGYNNYALGYNNYGLGYNKLVSPVVANQYGLGYNNYGLGYNKYLSSAPVAKYVL, encoded by the exons ATgaag CTCTTCGTCGCAATCATTGCCCTGGCTTTCGTCGCTGTCTCTCAGGCGTCCTACCTTCCATACAACGATGTCCTCTCCTACCAGGGATACAGTTCTGGACTGCCTCTTTCCAAGGTCGTCGTCGATCAATCGTACGGTCTTCCAGCAGTAGTGGACAAGTACTCCTATCCATCGGTGTACGGATCTTACCCGGCAGTGAAGCAGGTCGTCGGATACCCATCAGTCGCCCCAGTCCTTACCTCCAAGGTCGTTGACAACAGCTATGCCCTGGGATACAACAAGCTGGTTGCTCCAGTAGTGGCCACCAAGGTCGTTGACAACAGCTACGCCCTGGGATACAACAACTACGCTCTAGGATATAACAACTATGGCCTGGGATACAACAAGCTGGTATCCCCAGTCGTCGCCAACCAGTACGGTTTGGGATACAACAA CTACGGACTGGGATACAACAAGTACCTGTCGTCTGCTCCAGTTGCCAAATACGtgttgtaa
- the LOC131293422 gene encoding adult cuticle protein 1-like, producing the protein MKCIVAVMIALAVTAAEGSAYTSYAVPLAYSVPQTTVVQQNVAPKYVVSDYATPYVAAPYAAYSAYNYATVPAAVSYASHAVHPVAYAAAPVYAHVQKEARYLAATRGAVHEAPLAGHAVNQQSLNLAPAPGTL; encoded by the exons ATGAAG TGCATCGTTGCAGTCATGATCGCCCTGGCCGTCACCGCCGCCGAAGGAAGTGCCTACACGTCGTATGCCGTCCCGCTGGCCTACTCTGTTCCGCAGACCACGGTCGTTCAGCAGAACGTCGCCCCGAAGTATGTCGTGTCCGATTACGCCACCCCCTACGTCGCTGCTCCCTACGCTGCCTACTCGGCCTACAACTACGCCACCGTTCCGGCTGCCGTGTCCTACGCTAGCCATGCTGTCCACCCGGTTGCCTACGCCGCCGCTCCCGTCTACGCCCATGTGCAGAAGGAGGCTCGCTATCTGGCCGCTACCCGTGGTGCCGTCCATGAGGCTCCCCTTGCCGGACATGCCGTCAACCAGCAGTCGCTCAACCTGGCCCCAGCTCCCGGAACCCTGTAA
- the LOC131293416 gene encoding cuticle protein 16.5-like gives MKCIAAVVMVALAAVAECGVVPVVYSAPVEKTVVQQNVAPKYVVPAPLTYAAPAVAYAAPAYSYAAHTVSHAVPAVSYVAPETRVAYSAPTFYADSDVVEAAPVAVAPAVATVVAQPAVAVVAQKEARYLAANRGAVHEAPLAGHAVNQQSLNVEPAPGTL, from the exons ATGAAG TGCATCGCAGCTGTAGTCATGGTTGCCCTGGCCGCCGTCGCCGAGTGCGGCGTTGTGCCGGTGGTTTACTCCGCTCCCGTCGAGAAGACCGTCGTCCAGCAGAACGTGGCCCCGAAGTACGTCGTGCCTGCCCCGCTCACCTACGCCGCCCCAGCCGTTGCTTACGCTGCTCCCGCTTACTCCTATGCTGCGCATACCGTATCCCATGCCGTCCCAGCAGTGTCCTATGTCGCCCCGGAAACCCGTGTCGCGTACTCAGCGCCAACCTTCTACGCTGactcggatgttgttgaagccGCCCCGGTTGCCGTTGCACCGGCCGTTGCCACCGTCGTTGCCCAGCcagccgtcgccgtcgtcgcccAGAAGGAGGCTCGCTATCTCGCCGCCAACCGTGGCGCCGTTCATGAGGCTCCCCTGGCCGGACACGCCGTGAACCAACAATCCCTGAACGTCGAGCCGGCCCCGGGAACTCTGTAA